A window of the Arachis duranensis cultivar V14167 chromosome 5, aradu.V14167.gnm2.J7QH, whole genome shotgun sequence genome harbors these coding sequences:
- the LOC110281183 gene encoding nudix hydrolase 14, chloroplastic-like, translating to MSQLWWFGLVFVVFHCRNAIDSSLFKQWLHNLQSEIGILADGTLALRQVLIQVPGIVFARGPAVTMLILLESDGETYAVLTEQARVPTGRIILELPAGMTALEELAKASIGMDNLNA from the exons ATGTCTCAGTTGTggtggtttggtttggtttttgtTGTTTTCCATTGTAGGAATGCTATTGATTCCTCTTTATTCAAGCAATGGTTGCATAACTTGCAAAGTGAGATTGGGATTCTAGCTGATGGCACCTTGGCTCTGAGACAAGTTCTAATTCAG GTTCCAGGTATTGTATTTGCAAGAGGACCTGCTGTGACTATGTTGATACTTCTGGAATCAGATGGTGAAACTTATGCTGTCCTTACTGAACAG gCAAGGGTTCCAACTGGAAGAATTATCTTGGAATTGCCTGCTGGAATGACAGCACTTGAGGAATTAGCAAAG GCTAGTATTGGAATGGATAACTTGAACGCTTAA